The Corynebacterium felinum DNA segment TGCTGCCCTCGGTGAATTTCATGTCGTTCCAGCGCAACCCTGCCGTGTTTTCTATTCCTACTAAGAGGTCGATGCCGCCTGAGTTGGGGTCGGCTTCGATGAGCACGGTGGGGTGTTCTTTGTGGGCGGCAAGTGCGAGTGCGGCGGCAAATGTTGAGGCTCCTGCCCCACCGACTGCGCCACTGACGCACAAGACTTTGCCCCAGTTTGCCGCGCGTGTGTTCATCGGGCGTGTTTCATCGGAGTCGAGGCGTTTGTGCGCGTGAGTACTTGTGTGGGGCTGCTGATCGCTGCTGGTTGGGGTGTGCGCTTTGTGGGAGTGAAGGTGCTCGCCGATTGCTTTGAGTAGATCATTGGCTTGGGCGGGAAGGAAGAATCCGCCGTCGGCTGCGGTGTCGTCGAGTAGCTGCGTATCTAGGGGGCCTGGTTCGGGGAAGAGGATGAACAAGGTGTTTGTGTGCGCGACTGTCGCGGCGTGGTGTGCGGTGACGGCGTCGACAAGCATAATCTGTGCTTTGCGCGCGAATCGTGCGATGTCACGCGGGTCGGTGGTGTCGAAAACATCGAGCCCAGATGCGGCAGCAATATTGATTGCTTCGGGGTGTAGTCCAGGATCGGTGACTGCGATGAGAATGTGTGTAGCCGTCATAGTTCCTAGTTTCAGCCCACTGCGTGAACCTCTCAACCGATGTGAAGCTGCGACATGTTTTTCTGTGGAATTTGGATTTCGTTATGTCACAAACTGCCCCTATGCTGTGGACAACTATTCACATCTGTCACAATCATCACTTCTGTAACAGGCTGGGCGGGCGTCGAACGTGCCCCACGCAACTGCTCAGAGTAACGCCCGCCTAAAAACCACCGCTGAACAAAACACAACCGCAGCACCCACCATGCACAGGCGGGACCCACCATATTCTTGGCGCAACCGCAACCTGTGCTTATCGACGCCGCCCCCAGTCGCACCGCACACCACACCCTCCTGCGTGCGTGACCATATTTTCACAGCTGAACTGCGCTTTTGGCATTAGTGCGCCGAGTGCATGAGGGGGATAAAAGTTTAGGGGCGGCTCGTGCTAAAGGGGGGGGTGTTGCACGAGCCGCCAACCCGGCCATAAAGGGGGGGGTGTTCGGCCGGGGCAGGCCACACTGTATATCGGGGCCTTGCAGTGCCTATTATGACACAAACAATTCGCATCAACCAATTTCACCCATGATGTCGCCGCGAAGTGCTAAGGGCGGGGCGGTATCAGCCGAAAACGATCCTGAACAACTAAGCTTGAACCCTGACATGTCTTCGAACTCTTCTCAGCAGCCCGCACCCCACCCGCAGCAGCAACCTCACAGCCCCTGCGGGGATTCTCAGCTGCCTACGCTGGGACATACCCAAGGGGTCGAACCTACGTGTGTTGGGCACGATGAGGAAATGGCGGCACCTACTAGCCACGGCAAGGTGGCAGCATTTTTCGATCTGGATAAAACAATTATCGCCACCTCATCGGCCTATGTTTTTGGCAAAGAGTTTTTAAATTCTGGGTTAATTTCGCCCGCTACTGCGGTGCAGTTATCGCTGGCGAAAGCCTCCTACATGTTTAGTGGGCATAGCAGTGAACAGATGGATAGTGTGCGCGATCAGCTCACACAGATGGTTGCTGGCTGGGATGTTGAGCAGATTACGCAGATCGCACGCGATACTCTCACACACACCGTGACGCCGACGATTTACCAAGAGGCACGGGAGCTTATCGACGCCCACCGCGCCGCCGGTCACGATGTTGTGATCATTTCCGCTTCCGCCTCCACCTTGGTTGAACCTATTGCAGAGGAGCTGGGTGTGGAGGAAGTGATCGCCACTGTATTGGGTGAAAAAGATGGAAAATTCACCGGTGAAATTGTCTTTTATTGCAAAGGGGAAGCTAAATCGCAGGCGCTAAAAAAGCTGGCGGAAGAAAAAGGCTATGATCTTTGCGCAAGTTTTGCCTATTCCGATTCGATCACAGATCTTCCTATGTTAGAAGCTGTAGCCAATCCTGTAGCAGTAAATCCGGATCGGGCATTGCGCAAGGTTGCTGTGGAAAATGGGTGGGAGATTCGCAGCTTTAAAAACCCCGTGCCCCTTTTCCCTTTGCCCAGTGGCAAAGAACTCACCGTGGGCACTGGCGTGTTGGCTGGTTTAGCTGCCGTGACCATGGGTATTTTCTGGTGGATGAAACGCCCCACCGATTCAAGCTAACCCAGTCCAACTATGCTCAATTGCGTGAGTTAAAAGCCGAGCCGCGCGTTCATTATCCTCAGACTAAGAATGTATTCTCGCGCCCCCACGCAGTTACGAACGGTAGCGCCATGCATACACAGCGAAGCTGGTAACCAACGCCACCACGCTGAGCGCAGCAGCCACTGGTGTGGGAGGCTGGTCAATAGCAAAAAGAACATGTCGGAACACTGTATGCTCGAGGCTCGACCACACAAGGGTTTGGGCTAGGAATTGAACCATGAGCACTAATGCGAGCGTATCCGTGCGTAAAAACACCCCGAGTGCCACACACAACGAGAATGTAAGAGTAGCCACGTACGCAAAACGACTCCCACCATCGGCAACAGGCACCATCAGCCACGGAATCAACCCTACAATGCCCAGCACCACTGCATGCGACCACAGCCACTGGCGCGATGACATTAACTCGAGGCGTGAGAGTTCGTTGCGGAAAAGTAACACACCATTAAGAGAAAACAGCAGGCCAGCTATTCCACTGAGGGTGACAGCCTGTGGGCTAAGAATCCAGGGTACGCGAACGCTCTGATTGCCAGCACCAAAGACCACTGCACAAACCACGCAGGTGAGCAACACAGCAGACCACATTTTGTGCCCGCAACAATAGAGTGCGAAACGTGAGCGCATGCCACCGCCTTACATTCCGCACAACGCATGGCTCAGGCGTTGTTCTACCTGAGCACTATCGATTGGCACTTGAGTATCCCACGGGAGATGACTGCGCACCACCCCCAACTCAGAGGCAGGT contains these protein-coding regions:
- the ssd gene encoding septum site-determining protein Ssd produces the protein MTATHILIAVTDPGLHPEAINIAAASGLDVFDTTDPRDIARFARKAQIMLVDAVTAHHAATVAHTNTLFILFPEPGPLDTQLLDDTAADGGFFLPAQANDLLKAIGEHLHSHKAHTPTSSDQQPHTSTHAHKRLDSDETRPMNTRAANWGKVLCVSGAVGGAGASTFAAALALAAHKEHPTVLIEADPNSGGIDLLVGIENTAGLRWNDMKFTEGSIDGTQLFHALPHTAEGLAVLSIARNGDISGITEEGLLIAITALKSTYTVVIDMPNYMRFFSTVAEQSDCTIILIPAEVRAAAAAARVLAKLRARRVDTCAIMRHRGWSGLRRKDLPTIIGCPVAAEVFLDKKLPRTAELTGLGNIGTSSLPKSLTHAVRTVLEET
- a CDS encoding HAD family hydrolase; its protein translation is MAAPTSHGKVAAFFDLDKTIIATSSAYVFGKEFLNSGLISPATAVQLSLAKASYMFSGHSSEQMDSVRDQLTQMVAGWDVEQITQIARDTLTHTVTPTIYQEARELIDAHRAAGHDVVIISASASTLVEPIAEELGVEEVIATVLGEKDGKFTGEIVFYCKGEAKSQALKKLAEEKGYDLCASFAYSDSITDLPMLEAVANPVAVNPDRALRKVAVENGWEIRSFKNPVPLFPLPSGKELTVGTGVLAGLAAVTMGIFWWMKRPTDSS